The following coding sequences are from one Hippopotamus amphibius kiboko isolate mHipAmp2 chromosome 9, mHipAmp2.hap2, whole genome shotgun sequence window:
- the TAOK2 gene encoding serine/threonine-protein kinase TAO2 isoform X2 yields MPAGGRAGSLKDPDVAELFFKDDPEKLFSDLREIGHGSFGAVYFARDVRNSEVVAIKKMSYSGKQSNEKWQDIIKEVRFLQKLRHPNTIQYRGCYLREHTAWLVMEYCLGSASDLLEVHKKPLQEVEIAAVTHGALQGLAYLHSHNMIHRDVKAGNILLSEPGLVKLGDFGSASIMAPANSFVGTPYWMAPEVILAMDEGQYDGKVDVWSLGITCIELAERKPPLFNMNAMSALYHIAQNESPVLQSGHWSEYFRNFVDSCLQKIPQDRPTSEVLLKHRFVLRERPPTVIMDLIQRTKDAVRELDNLQYRKMKKILFQEAPNGPGAEAPEEEELVSCPQEAEPYMHRAGTLTSLESSHSVPSMSISASSQSSSVNSLADASDNEEEEEEEEEEEEEEEGPEAREMAMMQEGEHTVTSHSSIIHRLPGSDNLYDDPYQPEMTPGPLQPPAAPAPTSTTSSARRRAYCRNRDHFATIRTASLVSRQIQEHEQDSALREQLSGYKRMRRQHQKQLLALESRLRGEREEHSARLQRELEAQRAGFGAEAEKLSRRHQAIGEKEARAAQAEERKFQQHILGQQKKELAALLEAQKRTYKLRKEQLKEELQENPSTPKREKAEWLLRQKEQLQQCQAEEEAGLLRRQRQYFELQCRQYKRKMLLARHSLDQDLLREDLNKKQTQKDLECALLLRQHEATRELELRQLQAVQRTRAELTRLQHQTELGNQLEYNKRREQELRQKHAAQVRQQPKSLKSKELQIKKQFQETCKIQTRQYKALRAHLLETTPKAQHKSLLKRLKEEQTRKLAILAEQYDQSISEMLSSQALRLDETQEAEFQALRQQLQQELELLNAYQSKIKIRTESQHERELRELEQRVALRRALLEQRVEEELLALQTGRSERIRSLLERQAREIEAFDAESMRLGFSSMALGGIPAEAAAQGYPAPPPAPAWPSRPVPRSGAHWSHGPPPPGMPPPAWRQPSLLAPPGPPNWLGPPTQSGTPRGGALLLLRNSPQPLRRAASGGSGSDSVGPPAAAVPGPLSRSTSVASHILNGSSHFYS; encoded by the exons TTCAAGGATGACCCGGAAAAGCTCTTCTCTGACCTCCGGGAAATTGGCCATGGCAGCTTTGGAGCCGTGTACTTT GCCCGGGATGTCCGGAATAGTGAGGTGGTGGCCATCAAGAAGATGTCCTACAGTGGGAAGCAGTCAAATGAG AAATGGCAGGACATCATCAAGGAGGTGCGGTTCCTACAGAAGCTCCGGCATCCCAATACCATTCAGTACCGGGGCTGTTACCTGAGGGAGCACACGGCTTGG CTGGTGATGGAGTATTGCCTGGGCTCAGCTTCTGACCTTCTAGAAG TGCACAAGAAGCCCCTTCAGGAGGTGGAGATTGCAGCTGTGACCCACGGGGCCCTTCAGGGCCTGGCTTATCTGCACTCTCACAACATGATCCATAG GGATGTGAAGGCTGGCAACATCCTGTTGTCAGAGCCAGGCTTGGTGAAACTGGGGGACTTCGGCTCTGCATCCATCATGGCACCTGCCAACTCCTTCGTGGGCACCCCGTACTG GATGGCTCCAGAAGTAATCCTGGCAATGGATGAGGGGCAGTACGATGGCAAGGTGGATGTCTGGTCCTTGGGCATAACCTGCATCGAGCTGG CGGAACGGAAACCACCGCTGTTTAACATGAATGCGATGAGTGCCTTATACCACATTGCACAGAACGAGTCCCCCGTGCTCCAGTCAGGACACTG GTCTGAGTACTTCCGGAATTTTGTCGACTCCTGCCTTCAGAAAATTCCTCAAGACAGACCAACCTCAGAGGTTCTTCTGAAG CACCGCTTTGTGCTCCGGGAGCGGCCACCCACAGTCATCATGGACTTAATCCAGAGGACCAAGGATGCTGTTCGGGAGCTGGACAACCTACAGTACCGCAAGATGAAGAAGATACTGTTCCAAGAGGCACCCAATGGCCCTGGCGCTGAggccccagaggaggaggag CTTGTGTCCTGTCCACAGGAGGCAGAGCCTTACATGCACCGGGCGGGGACACTGACCAGTCTAGAGAGTAGCCATTCAGTGCCCAGCATGTCCATCAGCGCCTCCAGCCAGAGCAGCTCAGTCAACAGCCTAGCAGATGCCTCTGacaatgaagaggaggaggaggaggaggaagaggaggaggaggaggaggaaggccctGAAGCCCGGGAGATGGCCATGATGCAGGAGGGCGAGCACACAGTCACCTCCCACAGCTCCATCATCCACCGGCTGCCG GGCTCTGACAACCTCTATGATGACCCTTACCAGCCAGAGATGaccccaggccctctccagccACCTGCAGCCCCGGCTCCCACCTCTACCACCTCTTCTGCCCGCCGACGGGCCTACTGCCGCAACCGGGACCACTTTGCCACCATCCGTACTGCCTCCCTG GTCAGCCGTCAGATCCAGGAGCATGAGCAGGACTCAGCCCTGCGGGAGCAGCTGAGCGGCTATAAGCGGATGCGACGGCAGCACCAGAAGCAGCTGCTGGCGCTGGAGTCGCGGCTGAGGGGTGAGCGCGAGGAGCACAGTGCGCGGCTACAGCGGGAGCTCGAGGCACAGCGGGCTGGCTTTGGGGCTGAGGCCGAAAAGCTGTCACGGCGGCACCAGGCTATTGGTGAGAAGGAGGCGCGAGCTGCCCAGGCTGAGGAGCGTAAGTTCCAGCAGCACATCCTTGGGCAGCAGAAGAAGGAGCTGGCCGCCCTGCTGGAGGCGCAGAAGCGAACCTACAAACTTCGGAAGGAGCAGCTGAAGGAG GAGCTCCAGGAGAACCCCAGCACACCCAAGCGGGAGAAGGCTGAGTGGCTTTTGCGGCAAAAGGAGCAACTACAGCAGTGCCAGgcggaggaggaggctgggctgcTGCGGCGGCAGCGCCAGTACTTTGAGCTGCAGTGTCGCCAGTACAAGCGCAAGATGCTGCTGGCTCGTCACAGCCTGGACCAGGACCTGCTGCGAGAG GACTTGAacaagaaacagacacagaaggacTTGGAGTGTGCACTGCTGCTCCGGCAGCATGAGGCCACACGGGAGCTGGAGCTACGGCAGCTCCAGGCCGTACAGCGCACACGGGCTGAGCTCACCCGCCTGCAGCACCAGACGGAGCTGGGCAACCAGCTGGAGTACAATAAGCGGCGTGAGCAAGAGTTGCGGCAGAAGCACGCGGCCCAGGTTCGCCAGCAGCCCAAGAGCCTCAAA TCTAAGGAGCTGCAGATCAAGAAGCAGTTCCAGGAGACGTGTAAGATCCAGACTCGGCAGTACAAGGCTCTGCGGGCGCACTTGCTGGAGACCACGCCCAAAGCTCAGCACAAGAGCCTCCTTAAGCGGCTCAAGGAAGAACAGACCCGCAAGCTGGCGATCCTAGCCGAGCAGTATGACCAGTCCATCTCAGAGATGCTCAGCTCACAGGCG CTGCGGCTTGATGAGACCCAGGAGGCAGAGTTCCAGGCCCTTCGGCAGCAGCTTCAACAGGAGCTGGAGCTGCTCAATGCTTACCAGAGCAAGATCAAGATCCGCACAGAGAGTCAGCACGAGAGGGAGTTACGGGAGCTGGAGCAGAGAGTAGCTCTGAGGCGGGCACTGCTGGAGCAGCGG GTGGAAGAGGAGCTGCTGGCCCTGCAGACAGGGCGCTCCGAGCGAATCCGGAGTTTGCTCGAGCGGCAGGCCCGTGAGATCGAGGCTTTCGATGCTGAGAGCATGAGGCTGGGCTTCTCCAGTATGGCTCTGGGGGGCATCCCAGCTGAGGCTGCTGCCCAGGGCTATCCcgctccaccccccgcccccgcctggccCTCCCGTCCTGTTCCCCGTTCAGGGGCACACTGGAGCCATGGTCCTCCTCCGCCAGGCATGCCCCCCCCAGCCTGGCGTCAGCCCTCTCTCCTGGCTCCCCCGGGGCCCCCAAACTGGCTGGGGCCCCCAACACAGAGTGGGACACCCCGTGGTGGAGCCCTGCTGCTGCTAAGAaacagcccccagcccctgcgaCGAGCAGCCTCGGGGGGCAGTGGCAGTGACAGTGTGGGCCCACCTGCTGCTGCAGTGCCCGGGCCTCTGAGCCGCAGCACCAGTGTCGCTTCCCACATCCTCAATGGTTCCTCCCACTTCTATTCCTGA
- the TAOK2 gene encoding serine/threonine-protein kinase TAO2 isoform X1, with protein MPAGGRAGSLKDPDVAELFFKDDPEKLFSDLREIGHGSFGAVYFARDVRNSEVVAIKKMSYSGKQSNEKWQDIIKEVRFLQKLRHPNTIQYRGCYLREHTAWLVMEYCLGSASDLLEVHKKPLQEVEIAAVTHGALQGLAYLHSHNMIHRDVKAGNILLSEPGLVKLGDFGSASIMAPANSFVGTPYWMAPEVILAMDEGQYDGKVDVWSLGITCIELAERKPPLFNMNAMSALYHIAQNESPVLQSGHWSEYFRNFVDSCLQKIPQDRPTSEVLLKHRFVLRERPPTVIMDLIQRTKDAVRELDNLQYRKMKKILFQEAPNGPGAEAPEEEEEAEPYMHRAGTLTSLESSHSVPSMSISASSQSSSVNSLADASDNEEEEEEEEEEEEEEEGPEAREMAMMQEGEHTVTSHSSIIHRLPGSDNLYDDPYQPEMTPGPLQPPAAPAPTSTTSSARRRAYCRNRDHFATIRTASLVSRQIQEHEQDSALREQLSGYKRMRRQHQKQLLALESRLRGEREEHSARLQRELEAQRAGFGAEAEKLSRRHQAIGEKEARAAQAEERKFQQHILGQQKKELAALLEAQKRTYKLRKEQLKEELQENPSTPKREKAEWLLRQKEQLQQCQAEEEAGLLRRQRQYFELQCRQYKRKMLLARHSLDQDLLREDLNKKQTQKDLECALLLRQHEATRELELRQLQAVQRTRAELTRLQHQTELGNQLEYNKRREQELRQKHAAQVRQQPKSLKVRAGQRPPGLPLPIPGALGPPNTGTPREEQPCSSGQEADQRILGEEEAVPERRILGKEGADLEPEEQRILEEESGTPSPNSQKHRSLVDEEVWGLLEEEIEELRVPSLAPQERSIVGQEASGEWRLWGKEDGSLLDEEFELGWAQGPALTPVPEEEEEEEEGAPFRTPRDPGDGCPSPDIPPEPPPTHLRPSPTSQLPGLLSHGLLAGLSFAVGSSSGLLPLLLLLLLPLLAAQGGGGLQAALLALEVGLVGLGASYLLLCTALHLPPSLFLLLAQGTALGAVLSLSWRRGLVGVPLGLGAAWLLAWPGLALPLAAVAAGGKWVQQQGPRMRRGISRLWLRALLRLSPMAFRALQGCGAVGDRGLFALYPKTNKDGFRSRLPVPGPRRGNPRTARHPLALLAWFWALCKGWNWRLARASQGLATRLPPWAIHTLASWGLLRGERPSRIPRLLPRSRRRLGPPASHQPPPGALAGRRSRSRQARALPPWR; from the exons TTCAAGGATGACCCGGAAAAGCTCTTCTCTGACCTCCGGGAAATTGGCCATGGCAGCTTTGGAGCCGTGTACTTT GCCCGGGATGTCCGGAATAGTGAGGTGGTGGCCATCAAGAAGATGTCCTACAGTGGGAAGCAGTCAAATGAG AAATGGCAGGACATCATCAAGGAGGTGCGGTTCCTACAGAAGCTCCGGCATCCCAATACCATTCAGTACCGGGGCTGTTACCTGAGGGAGCACACGGCTTGG CTGGTGATGGAGTATTGCCTGGGCTCAGCTTCTGACCTTCTAGAAG TGCACAAGAAGCCCCTTCAGGAGGTGGAGATTGCAGCTGTGACCCACGGGGCCCTTCAGGGCCTGGCTTATCTGCACTCTCACAACATGATCCATAG GGATGTGAAGGCTGGCAACATCCTGTTGTCAGAGCCAGGCTTGGTGAAACTGGGGGACTTCGGCTCTGCATCCATCATGGCACCTGCCAACTCCTTCGTGGGCACCCCGTACTG GATGGCTCCAGAAGTAATCCTGGCAATGGATGAGGGGCAGTACGATGGCAAGGTGGATGTCTGGTCCTTGGGCATAACCTGCATCGAGCTGG CGGAACGGAAACCACCGCTGTTTAACATGAATGCGATGAGTGCCTTATACCACATTGCACAGAACGAGTCCCCCGTGCTCCAGTCAGGACACTG GTCTGAGTACTTCCGGAATTTTGTCGACTCCTGCCTTCAGAAAATTCCTCAAGACAGACCAACCTCAGAGGTTCTTCTGAAG CACCGCTTTGTGCTCCGGGAGCGGCCACCCACAGTCATCATGGACTTAATCCAGAGGACCAAGGATGCTGTTCGGGAGCTGGACAACCTACAGTACCGCAAGATGAAGAAGATACTGTTCCAAGAGGCACCCAATGGCCCTGGCGCTGAggccccagaggaggaggag GAGGCAGAGCCTTACATGCACCGGGCGGGGACACTGACCAGTCTAGAGAGTAGCCATTCAGTGCCCAGCATGTCCATCAGCGCCTCCAGCCAGAGCAGCTCAGTCAACAGCCTAGCAGATGCCTCTGacaatgaagaggaggaggaggaggaggaagaggaggaggaggaggaggaaggccctGAAGCCCGGGAGATGGCCATGATGCAGGAGGGCGAGCACACAGTCACCTCCCACAGCTCCATCATCCACCGGCTGCCG GGCTCTGACAACCTCTATGATGACCCTTACCAGCCAGAGATGaccccaggccctctccagccACCTGCAGCCCCGGCTCCCACCTCTACCACCTCTTCTGCCCGCCGACGGGCCTACTGCCGCAACCGGGACCACTTTGCCACCATCCGTACTGCCTCCCTG GTCAGCCGTCAGATCCAGGAGCATGAGCAGGACTCAGCCCTGCGGGAGCAGCTGAGCGGCTATAAGCGGATGCGACGGCAGCACCAGAAGCAGCTGCTGGCGCTGGAGTCGCGGCTGAGGGGTGAGCGCGAGGAGCACAGTGCGCGGCTACAGCGGGAGCTCGAGGCACAGCGGGCTGGCTTTGGGGCTGAGGCCGAAAAGCTGTCACGGCGGCACCAGGCTATTGGTGAGAAGGAGGCGCGAGCTGCCCAGGCTGAGGAGCGTAAGTTCCAGCAGCACATCCTTGGGCAGCAGAAGAAGGAGCTGGCCGCCCTGCTGGAGGCGCAGAAGCGAACCTACAAACTTCGGAAGGAGCAGCTGAAGGAG GAGCTCCAGGAGAACCCCAGCACACCCAAGCGGGAGAAGGCTGAGTGGCTTTTGCGGCAAAAGGAGCAACTACAGCAGTGCCAGgcggaggaggaggctgggctgcTGCGGCGGCAGCGCCAGTACTTTGAGCTGCAGTGTCGCCAGTACAAGCGCAAGATGCTGCTGGCTCGTCACAGCCTGGACCAGGACCTGCTGCGAGAG GACTTGAacaagaaacagacacagaaggacTTGGAGTGTGCACTGCTGCTCCGGCAGCATGAGGCCACACGGGAGCTGGAGCTACGGCAGCTCCAGGCCGTACAGCGCACACGGGCTGAGCTCACCCGCCTGCAGCACCAGACGGAGCTGGGCAACCAGCTGGAGTACAATAAGCGGCGTGAGCAAGAGTTGCGGCAGAAGCACGCGGCCCAGGTTCGCCAGCAGCCCAAGAGCCTCAAAGTACGTGCAGGCCAGCGTCCCCCGGGCCTCCCGCTCCCCATTCCTGGGGCTCTGGGACCACCTAACACAGGCACCCCTAGAGAAGAGCAGCCCTGCTCATCTGGCCAGGAGGCAGACCAAAGAATTCTGGGAGAGGAGGAAGCCGTTCCAGAGAGAAGGATtctggggaaggaaggggctgACTTGGAGCCAGAGGAGCAGAGGATATTGGAGGAAGAGTCAGGAACCCCTAGTCCCAATTCACAAAAACATAGGAGCTTGGTTGATGAGGAGGTTTGGGGGCTTCTTGAGGAGGAGATAGAGGAGCTTAGAGTTCCATCCCTGGCACCCCAGGAGAGGAGCATTGTGGGCCAGGAGGCATCCGGGGAATGGAGGTTGTGGGGAAAGGAGGATGGTAGCCTCTTGGATGAGGAGTTTGAGCTTGGCTGGGCCCAGGGTCCAGCACTGACCCCAGtccctgaggaggaggaggaagaggaggagggggctccATTTAGGACCCCGAGGGATCCTGGCGATGGCTGTCCCTCACCAGACATCCCCCCTGAACCCCCTCCAACACATCTGAGGCCCAGCCCTACTAGCCAGCTCCCTGGACTCCTGTCCCATGGCCTCTTGGCTGGACTCTCCTTTGCAGTGGGGTCCTCCTCTGGCCTCTTGCCCCTGCTACTTCTGCTGCTGCTCccactgctggcggcccagggtgggggtggcctgCAGGCAGCCCTGCTGGCCCTTGAGGTGGGGCTGGTGGGCCTCGGGGCCTCCTACCTACTTCTTTGTACAGCTCTGCACCTGCCCCCCAGTCTCTTCCTACTCCTGGCTCAGGGCACTGCACTAGGGGCTGTCCTCAGTCTGAGCTGGCGCCGTGGCCTTGTGGGTGTCCCTCTGGGCCTTGGGGCTGCCTGGCTTCTAGCCTGGCCGGGCCTGGCTCTACCTCTGGCAGCTGTGGCAGCTGGGGGCAAATGGGTGCAGCAGCAGGGCCCCCGGATGCGCCGGGGCATCTCTCGACTCTGGTTGCGCGCTCTGCTGCGTCTGTCGCCCATGGCCTTCCGGGCCCTACAGGGCTGTGGGGCCGTCGGGGACCGGGGCCTATTTGCACTCTACCCCAAGACCAACAAGGATGGCTTCCGCAGCCGTCTGCCTGTCCCTGGACCCCGGCGGGGTAATCCTCGCACTGCCCGACACCCATTAGCCCTGTTGGCATGGTTTTGGGCCCTGTGCAAGGGCTGGAACTGGCGCCTGGCACGGGCCAGCCAGGGTTTAGCCACCCGCTTGCCCCCCTGGGCCATCCACACACTGGCCAGTTGGGGCCTGCTTCGGGGTGAGCGGCCCAGCCGTATCCCCCGGCTGCTACCACGCAGCCGGCGCCGGCTAGgcccccctgcctcccaccagccACCACCAGGGGCCCTAGCTGGGCGGAGATCCCGAAGCCGCCAGGCCCGGGCCCTGCCTCCCTGGAGGTGA
- the TAOK2 gene encoding serine/threonine-protein kinase TAO2 isoform X3 encodes MPAGGRAGSLKDPDVAELFFKDDPEKLFSDLREIGHGSFGAVYFARDVRNSEVVAIKKMSYSGKQSNEKWQDIIKEVRFLQKLRHPNTIQYRGCYLREHTAWLVMEYCLGSASDLLEVHKKPLQEVEIAAVTHGALQGLAYLHSHNMIHRDVKAGNILLSEPGLVKLGDFGSASIMAPANSFVGTPYWMAPEVILAMDEGQYDGKVDVWSLGITCIELAERKPPLFNMNAMSALYHIAQNESPVLQSGHWSEYFRNFVDSCLQKIPQDRPTSEVLLKHRFVLRERPPTVIMDLIQRTKDAVRELDNLQYRKMKKILFQEAPNGPGAEAPEEEEEAEPYMHRAGTLTSLESSHSVPSMSISASSQSSSVNSLADASDNEEEEEEEEEEEEEEEGPEAREMAMMQEGEHTVTSHSSIIHRLPGSDNLYDDPYQPEMTPGPLQPPAAPAPTSTTSSARRRAYCRNRDHFATIRTASLVSRQIQEHEQDSALREQLSGYKRMRRQHQKQLLALESRLRGEREEHSARLQRELEAQRAGFGAEAEKLSRRHQAIGEKEARAAQAEERKFQQHILGQQKKELAALLEAQKRTYKLRKEQLKEELQENPSTPKREKAEWLLRQKEQLQQCQAEEEAGLLRRQRQYFELQCRQYKRKMLLARHSLDQDLLREDLNKKQTQKDLECALLLRQHEATRELELRQLQAVQRTRAELTRLQHQTELGNQLEYNKRREQELRQKHAAQVRQQPKSLKSKELQIKKQFQETCKIQTRQYKALRAHLLETTPKAQHKSLLKRLKEEQTRKLAILAEQYDQSISEMLSSQALRLDETQEAEFQALRQQLQQELELLNAYQSKIKIRTESQHERELRELEQRVALRRALLEQRVEEELLALQTGRSERIRSLLERQAREIEAFDAESMRLGFSSMALGGIPAEAAAQGYPAPPPAPAWPSRPVPRSGAHWSHGPPPPGMPPPAWRQPSLLAPPGPPNWLGPPTQSGTPRGGALLLLRNSPQPLRRAASGGSGSDSVGPPAAAVPGPLSRSTSVASHILNGSSHFYS; translated from the exons TTCAAGGATGACCCGGAAAAGCTCTTCTCTGACCTCCGGGAAATTGGCCATGGCAGCTTTGGAGCCGTGTACTTT GCCCGGGATGTCCGGAATAGTGAGGTGGTGGCCATCAAGAAGATGTCCTACAGTGGGAAGCAGTCAAATGAG AAATGGCAGGACATCATCAAGGAGGTGCGGTTCCTACAGAAGCTCCGGCATCCCAATACCATTCAGTACCGGGGCTGTTACCTGAGGGAGCACACGGCTTGG CTGGTGATGGAGTATTGCCTGGGCTCAGCTTCTGACCTTCTAGAAG TGCACAAGAAGCCCCTTCAGGAGGTGGAGATTGCAGCTGTGACCCACGGGGCCCTTCAGGGCCTGGCTTATCTGCACTCTCACAACATGATCCATAG GGATGTGAAGGCTGGCAACATCCTGTTGTCAGAGCCAGGCTTGGTGAAACTGGGGGACTTCGGCTCTGCATCCATCATGGCACCTGCCAACTCCTTCGTGGGCACCCCGTACTG GATGGCTCCAGAAGTAATCCTGGCAATGGATGAGGGGCAGTACGATGGCAAGGTGGATGTCTGGTCCTTGGGCATAACCTGCATCGAGCTGG CGGAACGGAAACCACCGCTGTTTAACATGAATGCGATGAGTGCCTTATACCACATTGCACAGAACGAGTCCCCCGTGCTCCAGTCAGGACACTG GTCTGAGTACTTCCGGAATTTTGTCGACTCCTGCCTTCAGAAAATTCCTCAAGACAGACCAACCTCAGAGGTTCTTCTGAAG CACCGCTTTGTGCTCCGGGAGCGGCCACCCACAGTCATCATGGACTTAATCCAGAGGACCAAGGATGCTGTTCGGGAGCTGGACAACCTACAGTACCGCAAGATGAAGAAGATACTGTTCCAAGAGGCACCCAATGGCCCTGGCGCTGAggccccagaggaggaggag GAGGCAGAGCCTTACATGCACCGGGCGGGGACACTGACCAGTCTAGAGAGTAGCCATTCAGTGCCCAGCATGTCCATCAGCGCCTCCAGCCAGAGCAGCTCAGTCAACAGCCTAGCAGATGCCTCTGacaatgaagaggaggaggaggaggaggaagaggaggaggaggaggaggaaggccctGAAGCCCGGGAGATGGCCATGATGCAGGAGGGCGAGCACACAGTCACCTCCCACAGCTCCATCATCCACCGGCTGCCG GGCTCTGACAACCTCTATGATGACCCTTACCAGCCAGAGATGaccccaggccctctccagccACCTGCAGCCCCGGCTCCCACCTCTACCACCTCTTCTGCCCGCCGACGGGCCTACTGCCGCAACCGGGACCACTTTGCCACCATCCGTACTGCCTCCCTG GTCAGCCGTCAGATCCAGGAGCATGAGCAGGACTCAGCCCTGCGGGAGCAGCTGAGCGGCTATAAGCGGATGCGACGGCAGCACCAGAAGCAGCTGCTGGCGCTGGAGTCGCGGCTGAGGGGTGAGCGCGAGGAGCACAGTGCGCGGCTACAGCGGGAGCTCGAGGCACAGCGGGCTGGCTTTGGGGCTGAGGCCGAAAAGCTGTCACGGCGGCACCAGGCTATTGGTGAGAAGGAGGCGCGAGCTGCCCAGGCTGAGGAGCGTAAGTTCCAGCAGCACATCCTTGGGCAGCAGAAGAAGGAGCTGGCCGCCCTGCTGGAGGCGCAGAAGCGAACCTACAAACTTCGGAAGGAGCAGCTGAAGGAG GAGCTCCAGGAGAACCCCAGCACACCCAAGCGGGAGAAGGCTGAGTGGCTTTTGCGGCAAAAGGAGCAACTACAGCAGTGCCAGgcggaggaggaggctgggctgcTGCGGCGGCAGCGCCAGTACTTTGAGCTGCAGTGTCGCCAGTACAAGCGCAAGATGCTGCTGGCTCGTCACAGCCTGGACCAGGACCTGCTGCGAGAG GACTTGAacaagaaacagacacagaaggacTTGGAGTGTGCACTGCTGCTCCGGCAGCATGAGGCCACACGGGAGCTGGAGCTACGGCAGCTCCAGGCCGTACAGCGCACACGGGCTGAGCTCACCCGCCTGCAGCACCAGACGGAGCTGGGCAACCAGCTGGAGTACAATAAGCGGCGTGAGCAAGAGTTGCGGCAGAAGCACGCGGCCCAGGTTCGCCAGCAGCCCAAGAGCCTCAAA TCTAAGGAGCTGCAGATCAAGAAGCAGTTCCAGGAGACGTGTAAGATCCAGACTCGGCAGTACAAGGCTCTGCGGGCGCACTTGCTGGAGACCACGCCCAAAGCTCAGCACAAGAGCCTCCTTAAGCGGCTCAAGGAAGAACAGACCCGCAAGCTGGCGATCCTAGCCGAGCAGTATGACCAGTCCATCTCAGAGATGCTCAGCTCACAGGCG CTGCGGCTTGATGAGACCCAGGAGGCAGAGTTCCAGGCCCTTCGGCAGCAGCTTCAACAGGAGCTGGAGCTGCTCAATGCTTACCAGAGCAAGATCAAGATCCGCACAGAGAGTCAGCACGAGAGGGAGTTACGGGAGCTGGAGCAGAGAGTAGCTCTGAGGCGGGCACTGCTGGAGCAGCGG GTGGAAGAGGAGCTGCTGGCCCTGCAGACAGGGCGCTCCGAGCGAATCCGGAGTTTGCTCGAGCGGCAGGCCCGTGAGATCGAGGCTTTCGATGCTGAGAGCATGAGGCTGGGCTTCTCCAGTATGGCTCTGGGGGGCATCCCAGCTGAGGCTGCTGCCCAGGGCTATCCcgctccaccccccgcccccgcctggccCTCCCGTCCTGTTCCCCGTTCAGGGGCACACTGGAGCCATGGTCCTCCTCCGCCAGGCATGCCCCCCCCAGCCTGGCGTCAGCCCTCTCTCCTGGCTCCCCCGGGGCCCCCAAACTGGCTGGGGCCCCCAACACAGAGTGGGACACCCCGTGGTGGAGCCCTGCTGCTGCTAAGAaacagcccccagcccctgcgaCGAGCAGCCTCGGGGGGCAGTGGCAGTGACAGTGTGGGCCCACCTGCTGCTGCAGTGCCCGGGCCTCTGAGCCGCAGCACCAGTGTCGCTTCCCACATCCTCAATGGTTCCTCCCACTTCTATTCCTGA